A window of the Glaciimonas sp. CA11.2 genome harbors these coding sequences:
- the galU gene encoding UTP--glucose-1-phosphate uridylyltransferase GalU, with amino-acid sequence MTKIRKAVFPVAGLGSRFLPATKAQPKEMLPIVDKPLIQYAVEEAVAAGITDMVFITGRNKRAIEDHFDTVYELESELEAAGKIRLLDLVRNVIPKHVNCIFIRQSAPLGLGHAVLCARPVIGDEPFAVLLADDFMDVDAGQRSVLAQMTDVFEQEGSSVLAVQDVPRADTKQYGIVSIDSFKPNLERVNSIVEKPLPADAPSTLAVVGRYVLTNGIFDCLEATGKGAGGEIQLTDGIAALMEKEKVLAYRYAGQRYDCGSKLGYLKATLAMGLKHHETGPEFAEYLKQFQ; translated from the coding sequence ATGACAAAAATTAGAAAAGCAGTATTCCCGGTAGCCGGGTTGGGTAGCCGTTTTTTGCCAGCCACCAAAGCGCAGCCGAAAGAAATGCTTCCGATTGTCGATAAACCTTTAATTCAGTACGCTGTTGAGGAGGCTGTCGCTGCGGGTATTACTGATATGGTATTTATTACCGGTCGGAACAAACGAGCGATTGAAGATCACTTCGATACCGTGTATGAACTTGAAAGTGAATTGGAAGCAGCCGGAAAAATCAGGCTGCTGGATCTGGTGCGTAATGTTATTCCTAAGCACGTAAATTGTATTTTTATCCGTCAATCGGCACCGTTGGGTCTTGGGCACGCGGTACTGTGCGCACGCCCTGTCATTGGTGATGAACCGTTTGCGGTATTGTTGGCAGATGACTTTATGGATGTCGACGCGGGCCAGCGCTCGGTATTAGCGCAAATGACCGACGTGTTTGAGCAAGAGGGTAGTAGCGTATTGGCAGTGCAGGATGTGCCGCGCGCGGACACTAAACAATACGGGATCGTCAGTATTGACTCTTTTAAACCAAATTTGGAACGCGTAAATAGTATCGTTGAAAAGCCACTTCCTGCGGATGCACCGTCTACATTGGCGGTCGTCGGAAGATACGTACTGACGAATGGTATTTTCGACTGTCTGGAAGCGACGGGTAAGGGCGCTGGCGGTGAAATTCAATTAACCGATGGTATTGCGGCATTGATGGAAAAAGAAAAGGTATTAGCATACCGCTACGCTGGTCAGCGCTACGATTGTGGTTCGAAATTAGGCTATCTGAAAGCAACGTTGGCAATGGGCCTCAAGCACCATGAAACCGGTCCTGAGTTCGCTGAATATCTGAAACAATTTCAGTAA
- the ligA gene encoding NAD-dependent DNA ligase LigA codes for MTKLAQNRTLSRTSNFDTPVQQLEAQEAASELTELADLLAHHDNLYHAEDAPEVSDAEYDALRQRNNAIEARFPELIRSDSPSQKVGAEPAKGFKKVIHRVPMLSLDNAFVEDDIQGWLDGVRNFLRELKDSDVIVEIDCEPKIDGLSCSLRYENGILVSGATRGSGGVGEDITANVKTISDIPKKLHGDGWPAILEVRGEVYMTDDGFLKLNAEQEVVGGKIFANPRNAAAGSMRQLDASIAAKRPLRFYAYTWGEISEAFAGTQWEARAKFKTWGFALNEPSRLVEVTETSLSALVTYYEDIERKRSSLGFSIDGIVLKVNRLDWQNRLGFVSRSPRWATAWKFAPERAQTVINAIECQVGRSGKITPVAHLAPISVGGVLVQRATLHNADEIQRKDVRVGDTVIIQRAGDVIPQIIGVVQDARPESSIPYIFPTHCPVCDSLVVREDGDAGSFCTGGLVCAAQVIERLKHFASRDAFDIEGLGEKNIALFYERGLIKTPVDIFTLEDRDGKSDKDGRSLPPLRLWEGWGDTSAAKLFAAIQRAKVISLDRFIYGLGIHQVGQATARLLAKHYLSLDEWRKSMDAAQNPDSEAYANLLSINGLGESMVNDILGFIAEPHNSEVLDALTGNQASAEPLVTVIDFERPSALSAVSGKTVVFTGNLDTMSRNEAKAQAEALGANVAGSVSKKTDFVIVGASAGSKEKKARELNLTILTEVQWLELINIQTPLF; via the coding sequence ATGACAAAATTAGCACAAAATCGTACGTTAAGTCGTACTTCAAACTTTGATACACCGGTGCAGCAGTTGGAAGCACAGGAAGCTGCGTCTGAGCTTACCGAGCTCGCGGATCTGCTTGCTCATCACGATAATCTCTATCATGCAGAAGATGCGCCGGAAGTAAGTGACGCTGAATATGACGCGTTGCGGCAGCGTAATAACGCCATTGAAGCCCGCTTTCCCGAGTTGATACGCTCTGATAGTCCGTCGCAAAAAGTAGGGGCTGAGCCAGCTAAAGGATTTAAGAAAGTCATCCATCGTGTACCGATGTTGTCGTTGGATAATGCCTTTGTCGAAGACGATATACAAGGCTGGCTCGACGGAGTTCGAAATTTTCTCCGCGAACTCAAAGACTCAGACGTTATCGTTGAGATCGATTGTGAGCCAAAGATTGATGGTTTGTCTTGTTCATTACGTTACGAGAACGGAATACTGGTTTCTGGGGCCACGCGGGGAAGTGGTGGCGTGGGCGAAGATATTACCGCCAACGTCAAGACCATTAGCGATATACCAAAGAAGTTACATGGTGATGGTTGGCCTGCAATTTTGGAGGTCCGCGGCGAAGTCTACATGACCGATGATGGTTTCCTAAAACTTAACGCTGAACAAGAAGTGGTCGGTGGAAAAATCTTTGCGAATCCACGCAATGCCGCCGCCGGGAGTATGCGTCAGCTAGACGCAAGCATCGCCGCCAAGCGACCGCTGCGTTTCTACGCCTACACTTGGGGTGAAATTTCAGAAGCTTTCGCTGGCACGCAATGGGAAGCGCGCGCCAAGTTTAAAACCTGGGGCTTTGCGCTGAACGAACCAAGCCGTCTGGTGGAGGTGACTGAAACCTCACTGAGTGCGCTTGTCACTTACTATGAAGATATTGAACGCAAGCGCTCATCGCTTGGATTTTCAATTGACGGGATTGTTCTCAAGGTTAATCGCCTTGATTGGCAAAACAGGCTTGGTTTCGTCAGCAGATCGCCACGATGGGCAACTGCTTGGAAATTTGCTCCGGAACGTGCGCAAACGGTAATCAATGCAATTGAGTGCCAGGTTGGGCGCTCAGGAAAAATCACACCAGTTGCCCATTTGGCACCCATTAGTGTTGGTGGCGTCCTCGTGCAGAGAGCAACCTTGCATAACGCAGATGAGATTCAACGTAAAGATGTACGTGTCGGTGATACGGTGATTATTCAACGCGCGGGTGATGTAATTCCCCAGATCATTGGCGTGGTGCAAGACGCACGTCCCGAAAGCAGCATTCCCTATATTTTTCCGACGCATTGCCCTGTGTGCGATAGCCTGGTGGTGAGAGAGGACGGTGATGCAGGGAGTTTTTGCACTGGTGGATTAGTGTGTGCCGCGCAAGTAATTGAGCGTTTGAAGCACTTCGCATCTCGGGATGCATTTGATATCGAGGGCTTGGGCGAGAAGAATATTGCACTTTTTTATGAACGAGGGCTGATTAAAACGCCAGTTGATATCTTCACTTTGGAAGATCGGGATGGCAAGAGCGACAAAGATGGCCGCTCGCTACCGCCGCTACGTTTGTGGGAAGGTTGGGGTGATACATCTGCGGCGAAATTGTTTGCTGCAATCCAGCGCGCTAAAGTCATTTCTCTGGATCGATTTATATACGGCTTGGGAATACATCAGGTGGGACAGGCCACCGCTCGCCTGCTTGCTAAACATTATTTGTCACTGGATGAGTGGCGCAAATCTATGGATGCTGCGCAAAATCCCGATTCGGAAGCCTACGCCAACTTACTCTCAATCAATGGGTTGGGAGAAAGTATGGTGAATGACATCCTTGGTTTTATTGCTGAACCGCATAACAGTGAGGTGCTTGACGCGCTGACCGGCAATCAAGCATCCGCAGAGCCACTTGTTACTGTTATAGATTTCGAGCGCCCTTCCGCGCTTTCTGCCGTTTCTGGAAAAACAGTTGTTTTTACAGGAAATCTGGACACGATGAGTCGTAACGAAGCGAAAGCCCAAGCAGAAGCATTGGGCGCCAATGTCGCAGGATCGGTATCTAAAAAAACCGACTTTGTAATTGTCGGTGCAAGCGCGGGTTCAAAAGAAAAGAAAGCGCGTGAACTTAATCTGACGATACTGACCGAGGTGCAATGGCTGGAACTAATTAACATTCAAACTCCTCTTTTTTAA
- a CDS encoding FGGY-family carbohydrate kinase — protein MDYVIGVDIGTQSTKALLVDSAGRIIAQHAKGYQLDTPKPLWAEQWPSVWCEAVMECIKQVVEKSGLPAEQIKAVCVSSLYGGAGIPVDAWMKPLHPCLIWMDRRANEEVKWIKETIDQERLFDITGNSVDSYYGFTKMLWIKNNRPDVWQRTHLFLPPNSYVNYLLCGEVAIDHSSAGNIGGIYDVRARAWSKELLAEFGIPLAMMPPRLVDSSDVVGGLRSELAACLGLAAGTPVVAGGVDAAVATFAAGVTRAGNHVAMIGTSMCWGYINQQVDARHGLISMPHVHNSQKDLYIFGGAITAGASVSWFRDTFCQTEIEAAKYVEAGDVHQILEEKTKQIPAGSDGILFLPYLMGERSPIWDAKASGAFVGLSLFHTRAHLYRAVLEGVSFALKHNIEAGAKGAQSLDAKLIVVGGAAHSDLWMQIIADVTGYPVYTIEQNVEAALGAALLAAVGVGLVDNQTAEKGWVTLVSRTIPNPTDSQIYRKAYALYVDLYPALKPIMHRLQSDYAGGFDGDTCV, from the coding sequence ATGGATTACGTTATTGGCGTCGATATAGGTACTCAAAGTACCAAGGCATTGCTGGTTGATAGCGCTGGTCGGATTATTGCTCAGCACGCCAAGGGCTATCAACTGGATACGCCAAAACCGCTTTGGGCCGAGCAATGGCCTTCGGTCTGGTGCGAGGCGGTCATGGAGTGCATCAAGCAGGTAGTAGAAAAAAGTGGGTTACCCGCTGAACAGATCAAAGCGGTCTGCGTCAGTAGTTTATACGGCGGTGCGGGCATCCCGGTTGATGCGTGGATGAAACCACTGCATCCGTGTCTTATCTGGATGGATCGACGCGCCAATGAAGAAGTTAAGTGGATTAAGGAAACAATCGATCAGGAGCGACTATTCGATATCACTGGCAATTCGGTTGATAGTTACTATGGCTTTACCAAGATGCTGTGGATAAAGAATAATCGCCCGGATGTGTGGCAACGGACGCATTTGTTTCTTCCGCCAAATAGCTATGTTAACTACTTGCTATGTGGAGAAGTGGCGATTGATCATAGTTCGGCTGGGAACATTGGCGGTATCTATGATGTGCGAGCACGCGCCTGGTCGAAAGAACTGCTGGCTGAATTCGGTATTCCTCTTGCAATGATGCCGCCGCGTCTGGTCGATTCCAGCGATGTGGTGGGTGGATTGCGGTCTGAACTGGCTGCGTGTCTTGGGCTTGCCGCCGGCACACCAGTTGTGGCGGGCGGTGTTGACGCAGCTGTTGCGACCTTTGCAGCGGGCGTGACTCGGGCAGGAAATCATGTGGCCATGATCGGCACCAGTATGTGTTGGGGCTATATTAATCAGCAAGTCGATGCGCGTCACGGCCTGATTAGCATGCCGCACGTCCACAACAGCCAAAAAGATCTTTATATCTTTGGTGGTGCAATTACGGCTGGCGCTTCCGTAAGTTGGTTTCGGGATACATTTTGTCAGACGGAGATTGAGGCGGCAAAGTATGTGGAGGCTGGCGATGTCCATCAAATTCTGGAAGAAAAGACGAAACAGATTCCTGCGGGATCGGACGGAATCCTATTTTTGCCTTACTTGATGGGAGAGCGCAGCCCAATCTGGGATGCAAAGGCCAGTGGTGCTTTCGTCGGTCTAAGCCTGTTTCATACACGAGCACATCTTTATCGGGCCGTATTGGAGGGCGTCAGTTTCGCCCTCAAACATAATATTGAGGCAGGTGCAAAAGGAGCACAGTCTCTCGATGCCAAACTGATTGTGGTCGGCGGCGCTGCGCATTCAGATTTATGGATGCAAATCATTGCCGACGTTACTGGTTATCCCGTCTACACCATTGAACAGAATGTAGAAGCTGCTTTGGGAGCGGCGCTGCTTGCGGCTGTTGGTGTTGGATTGGTGGATAACCAAACGGCGGAAAAAGGTTGGGTGACGCTGGTTTCCCGAACTATACCTAATCCAACGGATAGTCAGATTTATCGCAAGGCATATGCGCTTTATGTTGACCTTTATCCCGCATTGAAACCGATAATGCACAGACTTCAGAGCGATTATGCGGGCGGGTTTGACGGGGACACGTGCGTATAA
- a CDS encoding alcohol dehydrogenase catalytic domain-containing protein, which produces MGETKIQAESEKVTFFKNTMQAVVCHGPKDYRLQKIRRPIAGYKELVIKIAACGICASDCKCHSGAAMFWGGEGQPSWVKPPVVPGHEFFGYVVAAGEGGEEHFGVRIGDRIIAEQIVPCEKCRYCKSGKYWMCEVHNIFGFQRDVADGGMADYMRIPPTAIVHQIPDSLSLEDAALIEPMACAIHTINRADIQFDDVVVIAGAGPLGLMMVQVARLKTPKKLVVIDLVPERLNAALQMGADMVINPSDDDAKVIIDSLTDSYGCDVYIETTGVPAGVTQGLELIRKLGRFVEFSVFGKETSADWSIIGDRKELDIRGAHLGPYCYPVAIDLFDRGLVTSEGIVTHTFSLDEWEKAFALANSLDSIKVLLKPTST; this is translated from the coding sequence ATGGGGGAAACTAAAATTCAAGCTGAATCAGAAAAAGTGACATTCTTTAAAAATACTATGCAAGCAGTGGTCTGCCACGGGCCGAAGGATTACCGACTGCAAAAAATCAGGCGACCGATTGCCGGCTACAAAGAGCTGGTGATCAAGATTGCAGCCTGTGGTATTTGCGCCAGTGACTGCAAGTGCCACTCTGGCGCAGCCATGTTCTGGGGTGGTGAGGGACAGCCATCGTGGGTTAAGCCCCCCGTCGTTCCTGGCCATGAGTTTTTCGGTTACGTAGTTGCAGCGGGGGAGGGCGGGGAGGAACATTTTGGTGTTAGGATCGGCGACCGTATTATTGCCGAACAGATTGTGCCTTGCGAGAAATGCCGATACTGTAAATCAGGAAAATATTGGATGTGCGAAGTGCACAATATTTTCGGCTTCCAGCGTGATGTCGCAGACGGTGGAATGGCAGATTACATGCGTATTCCACCGACTGCGATCGTGCATCAGATTCCAGACAGTCTGTCGTTGGAAGATGCGGCTTTGATTGAGCCGATGGCATGCGCTATTCATACTATCAATCGTGCAGACATTCAGTTTGATGATGTAGTCGTCATTGCTGGCGCCGGTCCACTCGGTTTGATGATGGTACAGGTTGCACGTTTAAAAACGCCTAAAAAATTGGTGGTCATTGATTTAGTTCCCGAACGCTTGAATGCGGCGCTGCAAATGGGCGCGGATATGGTTATTAACCCGTCTGACGATGATGCAAAGGTGATTATTGATTCGCTTACCGATAGCTATGGTTGTGACGTGTATATTGAAACGACAGGCGTGCCGGCCGGTGTCACTCAGGGTCTTGAGCTAATTCGAAAATTGGGCCGTTTTGTAGAATTTAGTGTGTTCGGGAAGGAAACGAGCGCTGACTGGTCAATTATCGGCGACCGTAAAGAGCTTGATATCCGTGGCGCGCATCTGGGACCGTATTGTTATCCGGTTGCCATTGATTTGTTTGACCGAGGTCTGGTCACTTCCGAAGGTATAGTTACACACACTTTTTCACTGGATGAGTGGGAAAAAGCATTCGCTCTTGCTAATTCGCTTGATTCGATCAAAGTGCTGCTCAAACCAACGTCTACCTAA
- a CDS encoding ABC transporter permease: protein MQPPVNINARHFSEKPAYSFTGLLEQLKKSPAFFPFVGLLLVCLVVTATTDDFLSAANLVNIARQVSINAIIAVGMTCVILSGGIDLSVGAVMALTGTITAGLMVAGIPAVFAILIGLVAGILFGMANGFFVAYAKMPPIIVTLATMGIARGLALIYTGGYPIGGLPDWFEFFGRGSVAGIQTPILIMLMVFVIAYIVLDHTPIGRYIYAIGGNEEATRLSGVRVPRYKLMVYAISGFTAAIAGLVLTSRLMSGQPNAGVSFELDAIAAVVMGGTAINGGRGSILGTLVGALMLGVLNNGLNMMGVSPYLQNIIKGVIILLAIYISRSASK, encoded by the coding sequence ATGCAACCACCGGTAAACATTAATGCACGTCATTTTTCAGAAAAACCTGCGTATTCATTTACAGGGCTACTGGAACAACTAAAAAAATCTCCTGCCTTTTTTCCGTTTGTAGGGCTGCTTCTCGTTTGTCTGGTTGTGACCGCCACGACTGACGACTTTCTGTCTGCTGCTAATCTTGTCAATATCGCGCGGCAAGTTTCTATTAACGCGATCATAGCGGTCGGCATGACGTGCGTGATTTTAAGCGGTGGTATCGATTTGTCTGTCGGGGCTGTTATGGCGCTTACCGGAACGATCACTGCTGGTCTTATGGTGGCAGGCATACCGGCAGTGTTTGCTATCCTCATCGGACTGGTGGCGGGGATTCTGTTTGGAATGGCAAATGGCTTTTTTGTCGCCTATGCCAAGATGCCGCCGATTATTGTTACTCTCGCCACGATGGGCATTGCCCGTGGACTGGCGTTGATTTATACCGGTGGCTATCCGATTGGCGGCTTACCTGACTGGTTTGAATTTTTCGGTCGGGGCAGTGTCGCCGGCATCCAGACGCCCATTTTGATCATGTTAATGGTGTTCGTTATTGCCTATATCGTACTTGACCACACGCCGATTGGTCGCTACATCTACGCGATCGGTGGCAATGAGGAGGCCACGCGGTTAAGTGGTGTGCGTGTTCCTCGTTACAAACTTATGGTCTACGCGATTAGTGGCTTTACTGCGGCAATTGCCGGATTGGTGCTGACATCGCGACTAATGAGCGGTCAGCCTAACGCGGGCGTCTCGTTCGAACTTGATGCGATTGCGGCAGTCGTAATGGGAGGAACCGCAATCAATGGCGGCCGCGGATCCATTCTCGGCACGTTGGTTGGCGCATTGATGCTCGGCGTACTCAACAATGGCCTGAATATGATGGGAGTATCTCCTTACCTCCAGAATATTATAAAGGGCGTCATTATTCTGCTCGCTATTTACATTAGTCGCAGCGCAAGCAAATAA
- a CDS encoding sugar ABC transporter ATP-binding protein, with protein MNTILKLENVSKSFPGVKALSDINLSVNKGEIHALLGENGAGKSTLMKVLSGIYRPDNGQIFVNGNLQNFYSYNDAIRAGIAIIFQEFSLVPYLNAVENIFLGRELTNGFGLLSKASMRQKAQQIFNKLKININLSVGISKLSIAQQQFVEIAKALALNAKILILDEPTATLTPMEAEHLFSVMRDLKEDGVAMIFISHHMDEIFEVCDRITVLRDGKYVGMVDTLASNVDSLVEMMVGRKLESNFPPKPVHRYSERVVLEATDVRIDKDGPSNSFTLYEGEILGFAGLVGSGRTELARAVIGADPTAHKTVYVNGVLAALRDPAEALESGIGLLPESRKSEGLIIDFSIKDNISINNLGKYVGQGCLIDRTAERCASQLMIDKVGVKTSSLNALVSTLSGGNQQKVVIARWLNHHCKILIFDEPTRGIDVGAKAEIYSLMRELTLHGYSIIMISSELPEIIGMCNRVAVFKQGSIVKVLAADSINSSEVMRNATTGKH; from the coding sequence ATGAACACGATTTTGAAATTGGAAAATGTTTCAAAAAGTTTTCCTGGTGTGAAGGCGTTGTCCGATATTAATTTGTCTGTTAATAAGGGAGAAATTCATGCCCTATTGGGCGAAAACGGCGCCGGCAAGTCAACTTTGATGAAAGTCCTCAGTGGGATTTATCGTCCTGATAATGGTCAAATTTTTGTGAATGGCAATCTACAAAATTTTTATAGTTATAACGATGCAATCCGTGCTGGCATCGCCATTATTTTTCAGGAATTCAGCTTGGTGCCGTATCTGAATGCCGTGGAGAATATTTTTTTGGGGCGCGAGCTGACGAACGGGTTTGGTTTGCTATCAAAGGCAAGCATGCGTCAAAAGGCGCAGCAGATATTTAATAAGCTGAAAATTAATATCAACCTTTCTGTCGGTATTAGCAAACTCAGTATCGCCCAACAGCAGTTCGTCGAGATAGCTAAAGCATTGGCATTAAACGCCAAAATTCTTATTTTGGACGAACCCACAGCGACGCTCACACCCATGGAAGCAGAGCATCTTTTTAGCGTTATGCGTGATCTTAAAGAAGATGGCGTGGCGATGATTTTTATCTCGCATCACATGGACGAAATATTTGAAGTGTGTGATCGGATCACTGTTTTACGCGATGGAAAATACGTGGGGATGGTCGATACGTTAGCTTCCAATGTCGATAGTTTGGTGGAGATGATGGTAGGCCGGAAACTAGAAAGTAACTTCCCGCCCAAGCCAGTACATCGGTATTCTGAACGCGTGGTGCTGGAGGCAACGGACGTACGCATCGATAAGGATGGGCCGAGTAATAGCTTCACCCTTTACGAAGGTGAAATTCTCGGTTTTGCGGGTCTGGTCGGTTCGGGTCGCACCGAACTGGCGCGTGCGGTCATCGGTGCCGATCCCACCGCGCATAAGACGGTGTACGTGAATGGTGTGTTAGCTGCCTTGCGCGACCCTGCCGAGGCTCTGGAAAGTGGTATCGGTCTTTTGCCTGAGAGTAGAAAATCCGAAGGCCTGATTATCGATTTCAGTATTAAAGACAATATATCTATCAACAATTTAGGCAAATACGTGGGTCAGGGTTGTTTGATCGATAGGACTGCTGAGCGCTGCGCGAGCCAGTTAATGATCGACAAAGTCGGTGTTAAAACATCCAGTTTGAACGCTTTGGTATCAACCTTGAGCGGAGGTAACCAGCAGAAGGTGGTCATCGCTCGCTGGCTTAATCATCATTGCAAGATTCTTATTTTTGATGAGCCGACACGCGGCATTGACGTTGGGGCAAAGGCCGAAATTTATAGTCTGATGCGGGAGTTAACGCTACACGGCTATTCGATCATCATGATTTCTTCAGAGTTACCAGAAATAATCGGTATGTGTAATCGAGTGGCGGTATTCAAACAAGGATCAATCGTCAAAGTGCTAGCGGCGGATTCTATCAATTCGAGTGAGGTAATGCGCAATGCAACCACCGGTAAACATTAA
- a CDS encoding ABC transporter substrate-binding protein has protein sequence MTVILCAITFSPSTSAAPLKIGMSFQELNNPYFVTMKQGLMDAAASIGATVIVTDARHDVSKQISDVEDMIQKKVDILLINPTDSVGIQSAVKSAHAAGVVTVAVDAHADGPVDSFVGSKNFDAGQMACTYLAKSLNGSGDVAILDGIPVVPILDRVRGCKAALSKFAGIKIVTIQNGKQERDQALTVTENILQANHALKGMFSVNDTGSMGALSAIEASGKDVKLVSVDGAPEAIAAIQKNNSRFIATAAQYPRDQIRLALAIALAKKWGANVPPTVPVDVKLVDKAAANTFRW, from the coding sequence ATGACAGTAATACTTTGTGCAATAACCTTTTCACCATCAACTTCAGCTGCACCGTTAAAAATCGGGATGTCTTTTCAAGAATTAAATAATCCGTATTTCGTCACCATGAAGCAAGGATTGATGGATGCTGCGGCCAGCATTGGCGCCACGGTGATAGTGACCGATGCCCGACATGATGTCTCCAAGCAAATTAGTGATGTCGAGGATATGATTCAGAAGAAGGTCGATATCTTGTTGATTAACCCAACCGATTCGGTAGGTATTCAATCAGCCGTTAAGTCTGCACACGCCGCGGGGGTGGTGACGGTAGCGGTGGATGCGCATGCGGACGGTCCGGTGGATTCTTTTGTCGGGTCCAAAAATTTCGATGCCGGTCAGATGGCCTGCACTTATCTTGCCAAGAGTCTTAATGGCAGTGGAGATGTGGCGATTCTTGATGGGATTCCTGTGGTCCCGATTCTTGATCGGGTGCGAGGTTGTAAGGCGGCATTGTCAAAGTTTGCCGGAATTAAGATTGTTACCATCCAGAACGGTAAGCAGGAGCGGGATCAGGCGCTGACCGTCACTGAAAACATCCTGCAAGCAAATCACGCACTAAAAGGTATGTTTAGCGTTAATGACACTGGGTCGATGGGCGCGCTATCGGCCATTGAAGCTAGTGGCAAAGATGTCAAGCTGGTGAGCGTGGACGGTGCACCAGAAGCGATTGCGGCAATCCAAAAAAATAACTCCCGATTTATTGCAACCGCAGCGCAATATCCACGCGACCAGATACGGCTGGCCCTCGCGATTGCATTAGCAAAAAAATGGGGAGCAAACGTGCCGCCCACTGTGCCGGTTGACGTCAAGTTGGTGGATAAGGCCGCTGCTAACACATTCCGTTGGTAG
- a CDS encoding AraC family transcriptional regulator: MVPDIEVVHLGGNESFRAWSHGYPYKTVRWHRHPEYEIHLVTATTGKFFVGDYIGTFVPGNLVMIGPNLAHNWVSELPGIETVKQRCLVLQFPSALALNIIKIFPELRYLRRLLKESHSGLLFEPETGLLAQPLMQELTEAHGFRRVQLFLTLIELLSRDAGRKRLASSEYISEPDVFATSKIDLALRYISKNFSNELHEPDLAALTGQSVSAFSRAFHKHTGMTFVSYINHLRIKSSCELLTNGRLSITDICFKVGFNNVSNFNRQFLLQKGMSPSKFRAYDEIKISNYNKA; this comes from the coding sequence ATGGTGCCAGATATTGAAGTTGTGCATCTTGGCGGTAATGAGTCGTTTCGTGCTTGGTCGCATGGTTATCCTTACAAGACTGTCCGCTGGCATCGCCATCCCGAGTACGAAATTCATCTCGTGACTGCCACAACGGGAAAATTTTTTGTCGGCGATTATATTGGCACCTTCGTTCCGGGAAACCTGGTAATGATAGGGCCTAATCTTGCACATAACTGGGTCAGTGAATTACCTGGCATCGAGACGGTGAAACAACGTTGTCTTGTGCTGCAATTTCCGAGTGCGTTGGCCTTGAATATAATCAAAATTTTTCCAGAACTGCGGTATCTCAGAAGATTATTAAAAGAATCGCATAGCGGCTTATTATTCGAGCCAGAAACTGGCTTGTTAGCGCAGCCATTGATGCAGGAATTAACTGAGGCACATGGTTTTCGACGGGTACAGCTATTTCTAACTTTAATAGAACTACTGTCGCGCGATGCCGGTCGCAAGCGGCTAGCGAGTTCAGAATACATATCCGAGCCGGACGTCTTTGCGACATCGAAGATAGATCTCGCCTTAAGGTATATCAGTAAAAATTTTTCAAATGAACTGCATGAGCCTGATCTCGCCGCCCTGACAGGCCAGAGCGTTAGCGCCTTCTCACGTGCTTTTCACAAACATACTGGAATGACTTTCGTTAGTTACATCAACCATCTACGCATCAAGAGTTCTTGTGAGTTACTGACGAATGGGCGACTGAGCATCACCGATATCTGCTTCAAAGTTGGATTCAATAATGTGTCGAATTTTAATCGACAGTTTTTGCTCCAAAAAGGGATGTCACCATCTAAATTTCGTGCATATGACGAGATAAAAATTTCAAATTACAACAAAGCTTGA